A window from Hemicordylus capensis ecotype Gifberg chromosome 2, rHemCap1.1.pri, whole genome shotgun sequence encodes these proteins:
- the B3GNT3 gene encoding N-acetyllactosaminide beta-1,3-N-acetylglucosaminyltransferase 3: protein MPRHWWYKAEVTILILLGFTGLLILLQNNDNSHISKELRETSSPIPPIVTKATKAITECRENVSMANISGFAQLPDHIKDFLRYKHCKEFPLLLDLPDKCGGPEASHEVFLLLAIKSSPGNYERREIIRKTWGQERTYAGVHIRRVFLSGMVPNAREAWKLHKLLKIEAEENGDILQWGFHDSFFNLTLKQVLFHAWMEARCPGVRFVFNGDDDVFANTDNIIHYLLSVPGAGDQHLFVGQLIANVGPIREKWSKYYVPEQVTTSKTYPPYCGGGGLLMSGYTSRTIYEKSLGIELFPIDDVYLGMCLQKAGLSPSSHMGIRTVGVRIPSSKLESFDPCYYKELLLVHRFVPYEMLVMWRAIHQPDLVCGKRVEIYQSL, encoded by the coding sequence ATGCCACGCCACTGGTGGTACAAGGCGGAAGTAACCATCCTGATTCTGCTGGGATTCACTGGCCTCCTCATCCTTCTCCAAAATAATGATAACAGCCACATCTCAAAAGAGTTGAGAGAAACCTCGAGCCCAATCCCACCCATCGTCACCAAAGCCACCAAAGCCATTACTGAGTGCCGGGAGAATGTGTCCATGGCCAACATCTCTGGCTTTGCCCAGTTGCCGGACCACATCAAGGATTTCTTGCGGTATAAACATTGCAAAGAATTCCCGCTGCTTCTGGATCTGCCGGATAAATGTGGTGGCCCGGAAGCCTCCCACGAGGTCTTCTTGCTCTTGGCCATCAAGTCCTCACCCGGCAATTATGAGCGGCGTGAGATCATCCGCAAGACGTGGGGGCAGGAACGGACCTATGCTGGAGTCCATATTCGGAGGGTCTTCCTCTCTGGGATGGTACCCAACGCTCGTGAGGCTTGGAAGCTGCACAAGCTCCTGAAGATTGAGGCGGAGGAGAATGGAGACATCCTCCAGTGGGGCTTCCATGACAGTTTCTTCAACCTGACGCTCAAGCAAGTCCTTTTCCATGCCTGGATGGAGGCCCGGTGTCCTGGCGTCCGCTTTGTTTTCAACGGAGACGACGACGTCTTTGCCAATACGGACAATATCATCCATTACTTGTTGAGTGTCCCGGGGGCAGGGGACCAACACCTTTTTGTGGGTCAACTCATTGCAAACGTGGGCCCCATCCGTGAAAAGTGGAGCAAGTATTATGTGCCAGAGCAAGTGACTACCTCCAAGACCTACCCGCCTTACTGCGGTGGGGGTGGTCTTCTCATGTCCGGCTACACTTCCCGGACAATCTATGAGAAATCTCTGGGGATCGAGCTCTTCCCCATTGATGATGTGTACCTTGGGATGTGTCTCCAGAAGGCGGGtctgtctccctcctcccacatggGCATCCGGACGGTGGGCGTGAGGATCCCCTCCTCCAAACTGGAGTCCTTTGACCCCTGTTACTACAAGGAGCTTTTGCTGGTCCACCGGTTTGTGCCTTATGAGATGCTGGTGATGTGGAGAGCGATCCACCAGCCAGACTTGGTCTGTGGGAAGAGAGTAGAGATCTACCAGAGTCTCTGA